One window of the Lachancea thermotolerans CBS 6340 chromosome A complete sequence genome contains the following:
- the ALG12 gene encoding dolichyl-P-Man:Man(7)GlcNAc(2)-PP-dolichol alpha-1,6-mannosyltransferase (similar to uniprot|P53730 Saccharomyces cerevisiae YNR030W ECM39 Alpha-1 6-mannosyltransferase localized to the ER responsible for the addition of the alpha-1 6 mannose to dolichol-linked Man7GlcNAc2 acts in the dolichol pathway for N-glycosylation): MKLDVWDVALLAVIFLHLWYSPFTKVEESFTIQAIHDILKYGIRDISKYDHLQFPGVVPRTFIGPLIIAFLAKPLVAGSELLFGSDSGPSSGLRTQLLVRGVIGFTNGLSLVFLKHQVQALFDRRNDVAQTKKEQDVSETPTNSYVGTLFALFSTTQFHLMFYSSRPLPNFVIALPVANCAFALIMAHRFGSAIALLGFASVVFRLEMTALTAGIALSVLWFKKASLVRVIEFGALGVMSGAALSIFVDSHFWRYSTFPEADSFLFNVVAGKSVEWGSTPFYSYVTSSLPSLFLPPTALLLNFIGLRAAPQEVKIVAQAAYFHILILSFQPHKEWRFIIYAVPAITLVASCGASRIFQMKGFKEANLLKAVILISSVVSLVISVAFSFISSMNYPGGEALQQFNEYASRRNVSNTVVHLDVPVCMTGATLFGQLEDAHNITYDKTEDLGSLRKNWDSYDFLITSIPDPFDFPVESNDQWELLHSTKAFSGINILQLSIVLESELRDNFPTLKMLVYTRSLAPVVDAIKGAITTDTIFTYKRSGSKFNT; the protein is encoded by the coding sequence ATGAAGCTTGACGTGTGGGATGtggcgctgctggcggtgatttttcttcatttgtGGTATTCTCCGTTTACTAAAGTCGAAGAAAGCTTCACCATTCAGGCGATTCAtgacattttgaaatatgGAATTCGTGACATTTCAAAGTATGACCACCTACAATTCCCAGGCGTTGTCCCTAGGACATTCATAGGGCCGCTTATCATTGCTTTCCTCGCGAAACCTCTCGTTGCGGGCTCTGAACTGCTTTTTGGAAGTGACTCGGGACCTTCCAGTGGGCTAAGAACTCAGCTGCTAGTTCGAGGTGTCATTGGGTTTACCAATGGTCTGAGCCTAGTATTTCTCAAGCACCAAGTGCAGGCACTATTTGACCGAAGAAATGATGTTGCGCAGACCAAGAAAGAACAGGACGTATCGGAGACACCAACTAATTCTTATGTCGGGACCCTCTTCGCACTTTTTAGCACCACTCAATTTCACCTCATGTTTTACAGCTCCCGTCCGCTGCCTAACTTTGTCATTGCCCTTCCAGTGGCTAATTGCGCATTCGCGTTGATTATGGCGCATAGATTTGGCTCAGCAATTGCACTTCTCGGTTTTGCCAGCGTGGTTTTTCGTCTTGAAATGACAGCCCTGACAGCAGGAATTGCATTGTCCGTGCTTTGGTTTAAGAAGGCATCTTTGGTCCGTGTGATTGAGTTTGGTGCACTTGGGGTCATGTCGGGCGCCGCTCTATCGATCTTTGTTGATTCCCATTTTTGGCGATACTCAACTTTTCCTGAAGCAGATTcctttttgttcaacgTGGTGGCCGGCAAATCTGTTGAGTGGGGGTCTACGCCGTTTTATTCTTACGTTACAAGTTCCCTTCCATCGCTGTTTCTTCCACCCACAGCgctgcttttgaactttaTTGGCTTGAGAGCAGCTCCTCAGGAAGTTAAAATCGTAGCACAAGCTGCCTACTTCCATATCTTAATCCTGTCTTTCCAGCCTCACAAAGAATGGAGATTTATTATTTACGCGGTACCTGCTATTACGCTCGTTGCTAGTTGCGGGGCTTCTCGCATCTTTCAGATGAAGGGCTTTAAAGAAGCAAATTTGTTAAAAGCCGTCATATTGATCTCCTCTGTTGTATCCTTGGTTATAAGCGTTGCGTTTTCCTTCATTTCGTCTATGAACTACCCTGGAGGCGAGGCTCTGCAACAGTTCAATGAGTATGCTTCTCGCAGAAATGTCAGCAATACAGTAGTTCATCTCGATGTACCAGTGTGCATGACGGGTGCTACGTTATTTGGGCAACTAGAAGATGCCCATAATATTACCTATGACAAGACGGAGGATCTGGgttctttgagaaagaactGGGATTCGTATGACTTCTTAATTACATCAATTCCGGACCCTTTCGATTTTCCGGTAGAAAGCAATGACCAATGGGAGCTCCTCCATAGCACGAAAGCATTTTCCGGCATCAATATCCTTCAATTGTCGATTGTTCTAGAGAGTGAGCTTCGAGACAACTTCCCCACGCTAAAAATGCTTGTGTATACGCGTAGCCTTGCGCCTGTTGTTGATGCCATCAAAGGAGCCATTACAACGGACACCATTTTCACCTACAAGAGAAGCGGATCCAAGTTCAATACCTAA
- the IMG2 gene encoding mitochondrial 54S ribosomal protein mL49 (similar to uniprot|P25642 Saccharomyces cerevisiae YCR071C IMG2 Mitochondrial ribosomal protein of the small subunit), with amino-acid sequence MLVRFGLRTARHQGGLVCSGLQTIRPAMRLASSSLDINSGKLDDGRELSALTEQEINDLSTAFEEQTFSVFPRLQDVKPEELVGFAKFGVQSYFIERSATGNLPVYTDFKRGGKVVTEIRKIHGDPVQLRNDLQARLSHLPKDSFKVMMQAKKIIIEGDVVRQVKEALSSKF; translated from the coding sequence ATGTTGGTTAGATTCGGTCTCAGAACCGCTAGACATCAAGGAGGACTGGTATGCTCTGGGTTACAGACGATAAGACCAGCCATGAGGCTCGCATCATCTAGCCTCGACATCAATAGCGGCAAGCTAGACGACGGCAGAGAGCTGTCGGCATTGACCGAGCAAGAGATCAATGAcctttcaacagctttcgAGGAGCAAACGTTTAGTGTCTTTCCAAGGCTGCAGGACGTGAAACCGGAGGAACTAGTTGGATTTGCCAAGTTTGGTGTACAGTCCTATTTTATTGAAAGATCCGCTACAGGAAACCTGCCAGTCTACACAGACTTCAAAAGGGGAGGGAAAGTTGTCACAGAGATCCGCAAGATACATGGGGATCCTGTCCAGCTGCGTAACGACCTCCAGGCGAGGCTGTCGCACCTGCCCAAAGATTCTTTCAAGGTGATGATGCaggccaagaagatcatCATCGAAGGCGACGTTGTTAGGCAGGTCAAAGAGGCTCTGTCCTCGAAGTTCTGA